A single genomic interval of Cucumis sativus cultivar 9930 chromosome 7, Cucumber_9930_V3, whole genome shotgun sequence harbors:
- the LOC101220903 gene encoding elongation factor-like GTPase 1, which produces MDDLETRRIRNICILAHVDHGKTTLADHLIAASGGGLIHPKMAGRLRFMDYLDEEQRRAITMKSSSIGLRYKEYSINLIDSPGHMDFCSEVSTAARLSDGALVLVDAVEGVHIQTHAVLRQAWIEKLAPCLVLNKIDRLICELKLSPMEAYTRLLRIVHEVNGIMSGYKSEKYLSDVDSILAGSSGEVNDENLEFIEDDEEDTFQPQKGNVVFVCALDGWGFGINEFAEFYASKLGANVSALKKALWGPRYFNPKTKMIVGKKAMAGGSKARPMFVQFVLERLWEVYGAALETDGNKEVLQKVNSTFNLTIPARELSNKDPKVVLQAIMSRWLPLSDAILSMVVNCMPDPIAAQSFRISRLIPKRDIIDTGVDTNVLTEADLVKRSIEACDSRPEAPFVAFVSKMFAVPSKILPRSHGETTSVFTDDGGDGESDECFLAFARVFSGFLFSGQRVFVLSALYDPTKGESMHKHIQEAELHSIYLMMGQGLKPVTSVKAGNLVAIRGLSHHILKTATLSSTRNCWPFSSMAFQVAPTLRVALEPSDPGDIGALLKGLRLLNRADPFVEVTVSARGEHVLAAAGEVHLERCIKDLKDRFARVSLEVSPPLVSYKETIEGEASSVLDYFKVLSESTDCVTKKTPNGRCIVRVQVLKLPPALAKVLDENSDVLGDIVGVKLGQNYKNLETKRSSLMENENPTEVVKKLIADAACTDLSSKDDHEGSRVDKHNALWSKLLKRIWALGPQQIGPNILISPDPKVKDPDGSVLIRGSPHVSQRLGFVDDSLNGNLDPKTSLEGDMSSAASPEGTQTQCMEAASLENSVLSGFQLATSAGPLCDEPMWGLAFIVDVSISSLSGNSDESESPFQPDNNAIFSGQVMTTVKDACRAAVLQKKPRLVEAMYFCELNTPTEYLGPMYAVLARRRARVLKEEMQEGSPLFTVHAYVPVSESFGFADELRRWTSGAASALLVLSHWEELCEDPFFIPKTEEELEEFGDGSSVLPNTARKLIDTVRRRKGLPVEEKVVQHATKQRTLARKV; this is translated from the coding sequence ATGGATGATCTCGAAACTCGAAGAATTAGAAACATATGTATATTAGCTCACGTCGACCATGGCAAGACGACACTTGCCGACCATCTTATAGCCGCCTCGGGGGGCGGTTTGATCCACCCAAAGATGGCGGGTCGCCTCCGTTTCATGGATTATCTTGATGAGGAACAAAGGCGGGCGATTACCATGAAGAGCTCTTCGATTGGTTTACGGTACAAGGAATACTCTATTAACCTCATTGATTCGCCCGGCCATATGGATTTTTGTAGTGAAGTGTCCACTGCTGCTAGATTGAGTGATGGGGCATTGGTTTTAGTTGATGCTGTGGAGGGTGTGCACATTCAAACTCATGCTGTTTTGCGACAGGCTTGGATTGAGAAGCTTGCGCCGTGTTTGGTTCTTAATAAGATTGATAGGTTGATATGTGAGTTGAAGTTGAGTCCTATGGAAGCGTATACTCGTTTGTTGAGGATTGTTCATGAAGTTAATGGGATAATGAGTGGATATAAGTCCGAGAAGTATTTGTCCGATGTGGATTCAATACTTGCAGGTTCTTCAGGTGAGGTAAATGATGAGAATCTCGAGTTTATTGAGGACGATGAGGAAGATACATTTCAACCACAGAAAGGGAATGTGGTTTTTGTATGTGCTTTAGATGGGTGGGGTTTTGGCATTAATGAGTTTGCTGAGTTTTATGCTTCAAAGCTTGGGGCCAATGTATCTGCATTGAAGAAGGCCTTGTGGGGTCCACGGTATTTTAATCCGAAAACCAAGATGATCGTTGGAAAGAAGGCCATGGCTGGAGGAAGTAAAGCTCGGCCTATGTTTGTTCAATTTGTGCTTGAGAGACTTTGGGAAGTTTATGGGGCTGCTCTAGAAACTGATGGGAATAAGGAGGTACTTCAGAAGGTTAACAGTACATTTAATTTGACTATACCAGCTCGAGAACTTTCTAACAAGGATCCAAAGGTGGTTCTTCAAGCTATTATGAGTCGTTGGCTTCCTCTTTCAGATGCAATATTGTCAATGGTTGTGAACTGTATGCCTGACCCAATTGCTGCACAATCATTTCGAATATCACGGTTGATTCCGAAGAGGGATATAATTGATACCGGTGTTGATACCAATGTATTAACTGAAGCAGATCTTGTCAAGAGATCAATTGAAGCTTGTGATTCGAGGCCTGAAGCTCCATTTGTTGCTTTTGTGTCCAAGATGTTTGCAGTTCCATCTAAAATTCTTCCACGGAGTCATGGTGAGACTACTAGTGTTTTCACTGATGATGGTGGAGATGGTGAATCAGATGAGTGCTTTCTTGCATTTGCAAGGGTATTTagtgggtttcttttttctggaCAGAgagtttttgttctttcagCTTTATATGACCCAACGAAAGGGGAATCAATGCACAAGCACATTCAGGAGGCTGAATTGCATTCGATTTATCTAATGATGGGCCAAGGCTTGAAACCAGTGACCTCAGTAAAAGCAGGAAACCTTGTAGCAATTCGTGGTCTTAGCCATCATATATTGAAAACTGCAACTCTTTCATCGACAAGAAATTGCTGGCCTTTCTCAAGTATGGCATTCCAGGTTGCTCCTACTCTTAGAGTGGCACTTGAGCCATCTGATCCTGGAGATATAGGTGCATTGTTGAAAGGCTTAAGGCTTTTAAATCGAGCAGACCCTTTTGTAGAGGTAACTGTTTCTGCAAGGGGAGAACATGTACTTGCTGCAGCAGGAGAAGTTCATCTCGAGAGATGCATAAAGGATTTGAAGGATAGGTTTGCCAGGGTAAGCTTGGAAGTCTCTCCACCTCTCGTATCATATAAAGAAACGATTGAAGGAGAGGCATCTAGTGTGTTGGATTATTTTAAGGTGTTGTCTGAAAGCACAGACTGTGTTACTAAGAAAACCCCAAATGGTAGATGTATTGTCAGAGTGCAGGTATTGAAACTTCCACCTGCTCTTGCTAAAGTACTTGATGAAAATTCTGACGTATTGGGAGATATTGTTGGAGTCAAGTTGGGGCAGAACTATAAAAACTTGGAAACAAAGAGATCAAGTCTGATGGAAAATGAGAATCCAACGGAAGTAGTAAAAAAACTAATAGCAGATGCAGCATGTACTGATCTATCTTCAAAGGATGACCATGAAGGCAGTCGGGTTGACAAACACAATGCACTGTGGTCAAAGCTTCTCAAGCGAATTTGGGCACTTGGACCACAGCAGATTGGTCCTAACATTCTAATTAGCCCAGATCCCAAAGTAAAGGATCCTGATGGCTCTGTTCTTATTCGGGGTTCACCTCATGTGTCACAGAGATTGGGTTTTGTGGACGATTCTTTAAATGGTAATTTGGATCCTAAAACATCTTTGGAAGGTGATATGTCTTCTGCAGCATCACCGGAAGGAACTCAGACGCAATGTATGGAAGCAGCATCTCTCGAGAACAGTGTTCTATCTGGATTTCAGCTTGCTACATCAGCTGGGCCATTATGTGATGAACCTATGTGGGGGTTGGCATTTATTGTTGATGTCTCTATTTCTTCATTGTCTGGGAATTCAGATGAATCTGAATCTCCCTTTCAACCAGACAACAATGCTATCTTTTCTGGTCAAGTTATGACAACTGTAAAGGATGCCTGTAGAGCAGCTGTGCTTCAAAAGAAACCACGGCTTGTTGAAGCCATGTACTTCTGTGAATTGAATACTCCCACTGAGTATTTGGGTCCAATGTATGCTGTACTCGCACGAAGGCGAGCCCGggttttgaaagaagaaatgcaGGAAGGTTCACCTCTGTTTACTGTGCATGCATACGTGCCTGTGTCAGAAAGCTTTGGTTTTGCAGATGAATTAAGGAGATGGACTTCTGGAGCAGCGAGTGCTCTTTTAGTGCTTAGCCATTGGGAAGAACTATGTGAAGATCCTTTTTTTATCCCCAAAACGGAAGAAGAACTAGAAGAGTTTGGAGATGGTTCTAGCGTGCTTCCCAACACAGCAAGAAAGCTCATTGATACTGTAAGACGGCGTAAGGGTCTTCCAGTGGAAGAAAAAGTTGTACAACATGCAACAAAGCAGAGAACTTTGGCTCGGAAAGTATAA